The following proteins come from a genomic window of Mucinivorans hirudinis:
- a CDS encoding 6-carboxytetrahydropterin synthase (Queuosine biosynthesis QueD PTPS-I), translated as MERQKIRLTREFSFEAAHALDGYDGLCRNVHGHSYKLFVTVRGVPCGDETNPKLGMVVDFSDIKRIVKQHIVDRLDHSLVLADNRDNRQFREQNINKWQRIEIVPYQPTCENMLTEFAHILRQELPKCVELVALKLYETEKSYAEWLAQDNC; from the coding sequence ATGGAGAGACAAAAAATACGCCTCACGCGCGAATTTTCCTTCGAGGCAGCACACGCACTCGATGGATACGATGGCTTGTGTAGGAATGTTCACGGACACTCCTACAAACTCTTTGTGACGGTTCGCGGAGTGCCCTGCGGGGATGAAACAAATCCTAAGCTGGGGATGGTGGTGGACTTTTCTGATATAAAAAGAATTGTCAAGCAACATATTGTCGATAGACTTGACCATTCATTGGTACTGGCAGACAACCGCGATAACCGTCAATTCCGTGAGCAAAACATCAATAAGTGGCAACGTATCGAAATCGTGCCCTACCAACCGACTTGCGAAAATATGCTTACAGAGTTTGCTCACATACTACGGCAAGAGCTGCCAAAGTGTGTTGAGTTGGTAGCCCTCAAGCTATACGAAACCGAAAAGTCATATGCTGAGTGGCTTGCACAGGACAACTGTTAA
- a CDS encoding 3-isopropylmalate dehydratase small subunit, with protein MREKITTITSRAVPVAVANIDTDQIIPARFLKATERKGFGDNLFRDWRYDKQGNLVEDFPLNDNRYGGEILVSLENFGSGSSREHAAWAIYDYGFRVVISSFFADIFKNNALNNSLLPIQVSEVFLKEILTTIRENPEAEFLIDLPSQTLTNNSTGNRVLFEIDGYKKECLINGYDDVDYLVSLHRDIEQFERG; from the coding sequence ATGAGAGAAAAAATAACAACCATCACCTCGCGAGCAGTTCCCGTTGCGGTGGCTAATATAGATACAGACCAGATTATCCCCGCCCGCTTTTTGAAGGCAACCGAACGCAAGGGGTTCGGTGACAACCTTTTTCGTGATTGGCGTTACGACAAGCAGGGCAACTTGGTGGAAGATTTCCCGCTCAACGACAATAGGTACGGGGGTGAGATTTTGGTGTCGCTCGAAAATTTCGGTAGCGGCTCCTCGCGCGAGCACGCAGCGTGGGCTATTTACGACTATGGCTTCCGCGTGGTTATTTCGAGTTTCTTTGCAGATATTTTTAAGAATAATGCGCTCAACAACTCGCTCTTACCAATTCAAGTGAGCGAAGTTTTTTTGAAAGAGATTCTCACCACTATCCGAGAGAACCCTGAAGCAGAATTTTTGATAGATTTACCAAGCCAGACTCTCACAAATAATTCCACGGGCAACAGAGTTTTGTTCGAGATTGATGGTTACAAAAAAGAGTGCCTTATCAACGGCTACGATGATGTCGATTATTTGGTGAGTCTGCATCGTGATATAGAGCAATTTGAAAGGGGGTGA
- a CDS encoding Siderophore (Surfactin) biosynthesis regulatory protein yields the protein MLIIREIQDNIADLYPFRQVDLEYYRALKSDHRRAQWLASRVAVWEELGCYIDTLANGAPQIPNGYISISHTQNWVAVITSDCPVGIDIEELARDCSRVVRKYTDDGELAVVAPAFPANPPLLVWCVKEALYKYASREGAEFLNDFRIKSMSPDNRVVATALGSTVELTYQVRNSLLVVYTNSIATSNNFMK from the coding sequence ATGTTGATAATTAGGGAGATACAAGATAATATTGCTGACCTTTATCCGTTTCGGCAGGTTGATTTGGAGTATTACCGTGCCCTGAAAAGCGACCATCGGCGAGCTCAGTGGCTTGCTTCGCGCGTGGCGGTTTGGGAGGAGTTGGGTTGTTATATTGACACTCTCGCCAACGGAGCGCCTCAAATTCCGAATGGCTATATATCAATCTCACATACACAGAATTGGGTCGCTGTCATTACTAGTGACTGTCCGGTGGGAATTGACATCGAAGAACTTGCGCGCGACTGTAGTCGAGTGGTGCGCAAATATACTGATGATGGTGAATTAGCCGTAGTTGCGCCGGCATTTCCTGCTAATCCGCCACTGCTTGTGTGGTGTGTCAAAGAGGCGCTATATAAATATGCCTCGCGCGAAGGTGCTGAATTTCTTAATGATTTCAGAATTAAGTCAATGTCGCCAGACAATAGAGTGGTAGCAACTGCCTTGGGCAGCACCGTGGAACTCACATATCAAGTGAGGAACAGTTTGTTGGTTGTTTATACCAACAGTATAGCCACCTCAAATAATTTTATGAAATAA
- a CDS encoding Cytidylate kinase, with the protein MARIIIAVDGYSSCGKSTFARALAARYGYIFIDTGAMYRALTLYVINQGIVNSPSRIVEELDKIDISFKFNSQLGRSEIYLNGANVDSRIRSLEVSSHVSTVSAIPQVRDKLVALQQFMGRDKGVVMDGRDIGTVVFPQAELKIFMTADPKVRAMRRYNELQGREPFEEIERNIIERDHLDETRETSPLRRADDAVVLDNSNMTVEEQMEWAEQLMSGIRM; encoded by the coding sequence ATGGCACGAATAATCATTGCCGTGGATGGCTACTCATCCTGTGGTAAAAGCACTTTTGCGAGGGCGCTTGCAGCACGATACGGCTACATTTTTATAGACACGGGAGCGATGTATCGTGCCCTAACGCTCTATGTTATAAACCAAGGCATCGTGAACTCGCCGTCAAGAATTGTCGAGGAGTTGGACAAAATAGATATATCCTTCAAATTCAACTCCCAACTCGGGCGAAGCGAAATATACCTCAATGGTGCGAACGTGGACAGCCGCATCCGCTCCTTGGAGGTGAGCAGCCACGTGAGCACAGTGAGCGCCATTCCCCAAGTTAGGGACAAACTTGTTGCCTTGCAACAGTTTATGGGCAGAGATAAGGGAGTTGTTATGGATGGTCGCGATATTGGGACAGTGGTTTTCCCGCAGGCGGAACTCAAAATCTTTATGACGGCAGACCCCAAGGTGAGGGCAATGAGGCGATATAACGAATTGCAGGGGCGCGAACCATTCGAGGAGATTGAGCGCAACATCATAGAGCGCGACCACTTGGACGAAACCCGCGAAACCAGCCCCTTGCGCCGAGCGGATGATGCTGTGGTGTTGGATAACTCCAATATGACGGTCGAAGAGCAGATGGAGTGGGCTGAGCAGCTTATGTCGGGAATTAGGATGTAA
- a CDS encoding 3-isopropylmalate dehydratase large subunit has protein sequence MGLTLFDKIWDAHTVRNLDGGRSVLYIDRHYIHEVTSPVAFDGLRRRGLSIFRPAQTTGVADHNTPTLNQHLPVEEPQSRKQLDQFDTNCREFNIENYYPLGHPKNGIVHIVGPELGFTQPGMTIVCGDSHTSTHGAFGAVAFGIGTSEVEMVLASQCIIQPKPKKMRITVSGELREGVTAKDVALYIISKISAAGGTGYFIEFAGSAIRNLSMEGRMTLCNMSIECGARGGIVAPDHITYSYLEGRENAPVGEAWDDALARWAMLYSDVDAIFDKQYRFEAEDIPPMITYGTNPGMGMAVDGVIPPCRSESDIKALEYMGFHQGQRLLGFPIDYVFLGSCTNGRIEDFRLFTEAVRGKKRAANVTAWLVPGSHEVEKLIYEEGLDKVLGEAGFELRQPGCSACLAMNADKIPAGKYAVSTSNRNFEGRQGPGARTLLASPLTAAAAATTGCITYPK, from the coding sequence ATGGGATTAACACTTTTTGACAAGATTTGGGATGCGCACACGGTGCGTAATCTCGACGGCGGGCGCTCGGTTCTATACATCGACCGCCACTATATCCACGAAGTTACCTCACCCGTTGCCTTTGACGGTTTGCGCCGCCGCGGACTATCCATCTTCCGCCCCGCCCAAACCACAGGGGTGGCAGACCATAACACCCCAACGCTCAATCAACACCTCCCCGTTGAAGAGCCCCAAAGCCGCAAACAACTAGACCAGTTCGACACCAACTGCCGCGAATTCAACATCGAAAACTACTATCCGCTGGGTCACCCCAAGAACGGCATTGTCCACATCGTAGGTCCCGAACTTGGATTCACTCAACCCGGTATGACCATCGTTTGCGGCGATAGCCACACCTCGACTCACGGTGCTTTCGGGGCGGTAGCGTTCGGCATCGGCACCTCGGAGGTGGAGATGGTGCTCGCCTCGCAATGTATCATACAGCCCAAACCCAAAAAGATGCGCATCACCGTGAGCGGTGAACTGCGCGAGGGGGTAACGGCAAAGGACGTTGCACTATACATAATATCGAAAATCTCGGCTGCCGGCGGAACGGGATATTTCATAGAGTTTGCGGGCTCGGCAATTCGCAATCTATCGATGGAGGGACGGATGACGCTCTGCAATATGAGTATCGAGTGCGGCGCGCGCGGGGGCATAGTTGCGCCTGACCATATCACATATAGCTATTTGGAGGGGCGCGAAAATGCACCTGTGGGCGAAGCGTGGGACGATGCTTTGGCACGTTGGGCGATGCTTTACAGCGATGTGGACGCAATCTTCGACAAACAATATCGCTTTGAGGCTGAAGATATACCACCGATGATAACCTACGGAACTAACCCCGGAATGGGTATGGCTGTGGATGGTGTGATTCCCCCCTGTCGCTCAGAGAGCGATATAAAGGCTTTGGAGTATATGGGTTTTCACCAGGGACAAAGGCTACTCGGATTCCCTATTGATTACGTATTCTTGGGTAGTTGCACTAATGGGCGCATAGAAGATTTTCGCCTATTTACAGAGGCGGTGAGGGGCAAAAAGAGGGCTGCGAATGTTACAGCGTGGTTAGTGCCCGGCTCGCACGAGGTCGAGAAGTTGATTTATGAAGAGGGGCTCGATAAGGTTTTGGGTGAGGCTGGTTTCGAGTTGCGCCAACCCGGCTGCTCGGCTTGCTTGGCAATGAATGCAGACAAGATACCGGCGGGGAAATATGCAGTATCCACCAGCAACCGCAACTTCGAGGGTCGCCAAGGACCGGGGGCACGTACACTTTTGGCATCGCCACTGACGGCTGCCGCTGCCGCCACAACCGGTTGCATCACCTATCCCAAATAA
- a CDS encoding Isoleucyl-tRNA synthetase yields the protein MKKFNEYKGLNLPAVADEILAQWKAEGTFEKSITEREGHPAFVFYEGPPSANGTPGIHHVMARAIKDLFCRYKTQQGFRVFRKAGWDTHGLPVELGVEKRLGITKEDIGKTISIEAYNAACRKDVMMYTDLWQDMTERMGYWVDMNDPYITYDNKYIETLWWMLGELYKKGLLYKGYTIQPYSPAAGTGLSNHELNQPGCYRDVKDTTCVAMFKIKGSDNQYFLAWTTTPWTLPSNTALAVGGNIDYIKVACKNPYTGQDCEVILAECLAEKVLAKVEYAVVEKYKGAQLAGMEYEQLIPWIKPQGDAFRVVTGDFVTTEDGTGIVHIAPTFGADDDRVAKQNGIAPILLIDKAGKAQPMVDRNGKFFKIEDLDEQYVREYVNVDEYEKWAGKFVKNAYDETKGEKDETLDIEICMMLKLASQVFKIEKHTHNYPHCWRTDKPVLYYPLDSWFIRTNAVKDRMIELNKSINWKPASTGEGRFGKWLENLVDWNLSRSRYWGTPLPIWANEDYSELICISSVEQLKTEIEKSVEAGFMTENPLKDFVAGDFSKSNYDKFDLHRPFVDNIVLVGKSGERLIRESDLIDVWFDSGAMPYAQNHYPFEDGGEAANFPADFIAEGVDQTRGWFFTLHALATMLMDSVAFKNIISNGLVLDKNGNKMSKRLGNAVDPFEAMAKYGADAVRWYMISNSQPWDNLKFDAEGVDEVRRKFFGTLYNTYSFFALYANVDGFSGQQRKVEVRAEIDKWIISLLNTLIDDVTRALNNYDPTPAARAIAEFVGENLSNWYVRLNRKRFWGGQMNDDKLAAYQTLYTCLETVVRLAAPIAPFITERIFQDLTQSSQSVHLSEFPTADLSLVNKKLEEQMELAQCASSMVLALRRKVSLKVRQPLQKMIIPVLDPAIKERLMAVEKLIMSEVNVKEIEYLEDVTGIITKKIKPNFKALGAQYGRWMKNIAAELTGFTQEKISALERNGSCEMIFGDDKLVLELDKFEITSEDMPGWLVATEGKLTIALDINVTEELREEGIAREFVNRIQNIRKENGFEVTDKINVVIQSNADTDNAVENFRDYIASQTLALSVEISKLKQATELEIDDIRTTISVVKAY from the coding sequence ATGAAAAAGTTCAACGAATATAAGGGCTTGAATCTGCCCGCAGTAGCCGACGAAATACTGGCACAATGGAAAGCCGAAGGCACTTTCGAAAAAAGTATCACCGAGCGTGAGGGACATCCCGCGTTTGTCTTTTACGAAGGTCCACCTTCGGCAAACGGCACACCTGGCATTCACCACGTTATGGCACGTGCTATCAAAGATTTGTTCTGCCGTTACAAGACTCAGCAAGGATTTAGGGTATTCCGCAAAGCGGGTTGGGATACGCACGGTCTGCCGGTGGAGCTGGGTGTGGAGAAACGTTTGGGCATCACAAAGGAGGATATCGGAAAGACCATTTCCATAGAGGCTTACAATGCTGCCTGTCGCAAGGATGTGATGATGTACACAGACCTTTGGCAGGATATGACAGAGCGGATGGGCTACTGGGTGGATATGAATGACCCCTACATTACATATGATAATAAGTATATCGAAACCCTTTGGTGGATGCTCGGCGAGCTCTATAAAAAAGGGTTACTATATAAAGGTTACACGATTCAACCCTACTCGCCCGCTGCGGGAACAGGACTTTCCAACCACGAGTTGAATCAACCGGGTTGTTATCGTGATGTGAAGGACACGACTTGCGTGGCGATGTTCAAAATAAAGGGGAGTGATAACCAATACTTTTTGGCTTGGACTACAACTCCTTGGACACTTCCATCGAATACGGCTTTGGCAGTGGGGGGCAATATCGACTACATAAAAGTTGCCTGCAAGAATCCTTACACGGGACAGGATTGTGAAGTTATCCTTGCCGAATGCCTTGCGGAGAAGGTGCTTGCAAAGGTCGAATATGCGGTGGTGGAAAAATATAAAGGCGCGCAACTGGCAGGGATGGAGTATGAGCAGTTGATTCCGTGGATTAAACCCCAAGGTGATGCTTTCCGTGTCGTTACGGGTGATTTTGTTACCACCGAAGATGGTACGGGTATTGTCCATATAGCCCCGACATTCGGTGCGGATGACGACCGCGTAGCCAAACAGAATGGCATTGCACCTATCTTGCTCATAGACAAGGCGGGCAAGGCACAACCTATGGTCGATAGAAATGGTAAGTTCTTCAAAATAGAGGATCTAGACGAGCAGTACGTCAGGGAGTATGTAAATGTTGATGAGTATGAAAAATGGGCGGGTAAATTCGTTAAAAATGCCTATGACGAAACTAAGGGTGAAAAGGACGAAACGCTTGATATTGAGATATGTATGATGTTGAAACTTGCTTCGCAGGTGTTCAAAATCGAAAAGCATACCCACAACTACCCTCACTGCTGGCGCACGGATAAACCCGTGTTGTACTATCCGTTGGATTCGTGGTTTATTCGCACTAATGCCGTGAAGGATAGGATGATAGAGCTCAATAAGAGTATCAACTGGAAGCCCGCTTCCACGGGTGAGGGGCGTTTTGGAAAGTGGCTCGAAAATCTTGTGGATTGGAACTTGTCACGCTCGCGCTATTGGGGCACACCACTACCGATTTGGGCTAATGAGGACTATTCGGAGCTGATTTGTATCTCATCGGTTGAACAACTCAAAACCGAAATCGAAAAGTCTGTCGAGGCGGGTTTTATGACGGAAAATCCATTAAAAGATTTTGTAGCAGGCGATTTTTCAAAATCAAATTACGATAAATTCGACCTACACCGTCCCTTTGTAGATAATATAGTTTTGGTGGGCAAGAGTGGAGAGAGACTCATCCGCGAGAGTGACCTCATAGATGTATGGTTCGATAGTGGTGCGATGCCCTATGCTCAGAATCACTACCCGTTCGAGGATGGTGGTGAGGCTGCAAACTTCCCTGCCGATTTCATTGCCGAGGGGGTAGACCAAACGCGCGGTTGGTTCTTCACTCTGCACGCTTTGGCAACAATGCTGATGGATTCGGTTGCCTTCAAAAACATTATTTCCAACGGACTGGTTTTAGATAAGAATGGCAACAAGATGTCTAAGCGGTTGGGCAATGCGGTAGACCCATTCGAGGCGATGGCTAAATACGGGGCAGATGCGGTGCGGTGGTATATGATTTCAAACTCGCAGCCGTGGGACAACCTTAAATTCGACGCAGAGGGCGTGGACGAGGTGCGCCGCAAATTCTTCGGTACACTATACAATACATACAGTTTCTTTGCCCTCTATGCCAATGTTGATGGCTTCAGTGGGCAGCAACGAAAAGTCGAAGTTAGGGCAGAGATAGATAAGTGGATAATATCACTCTTGAATACCCTCATCGATGACGTTACTCGCGCCCTGAACAACTATGACCCAACGCCGGCGGCACGTGCAATTGCGGAGTTTGTGGGCGAAAATCTGTCGAATTGGTACGTTCGCCTAAATCGCAAAAGGTTCTGGGGTGGACAAATGAATGATGATAAATTGGCTGCTTATCAAACGCTATACACGTGTTTGGAGACTGTTGTGCGCTTGGCTGCCCCCATAGCACCTTTTATCACTGAGAGAATTTTCCAAGATTTGACCCAAAGTAGTCAATCGGTGCATTTGTCTGAGTTCCCCACTGCCGATTTATCTCTGGTAAACAAAAAGCTGGAGGAGCAGATGGAGTTGGCTCAATGCGCCTCTTCAATGGTGCTGGCATTGCGCCGCAAGGTATCGCTAAAGGTTCGTCAGCCGCTGCAAAAGATGATCATTCCGGTGCTTGACCCCGCAATCAAGGAGAGATTGATGGCTGTCGAGAAGTTGATAATGAGCGAGGTAAACGTCAAGGAGATTGAGTATCTGGAGGATGTCACAGGCATAATTACCAAGAAGATAAAGCCGAACTTCAAGGCACTTGGTGCGCAGTATGGACGTTGGATGAAAAATATCGCGGCAGAATTAACCGGCTTCACGCAGGAGAAGATAAGTGCTTTGGAACGCAACGGTTCGTGCGAGATGATTTTCGGTGATGATAAGTTGGTGCTGGAGCTCGACAAATTTGAGATTACGTCAGAGGATATGCCAGGTTGGCTGGTTGCCACGGAGGGGAAACTTACTATTGCTCTCGATATTAACGTAACCGAAGAGCTGCGCGAGGAGGGTATTGCGCGCGAGTTTGTCAATCGAATTCAGAATATCCGCAAGGAAAACGGATTTGAGGTTACCGACAAAATCAACGTAGTTATCCAATCGAATGCTGATACGGACAATGCCGTTGAGAATTTCCGCGACTATATCGCTTCGCAAACCTTGGCTCTTTCCGTAGAAATTTCCAAACTCAAGCAAGCAACTGAGCTCGAAATTGACGATATAAGAACTACGATTTCGGTTGTAAAAGCATATTGA
- a CDS encoding Sialic acid-specific 9-O-acetylesterase, translating into MTRRYLWALLALLISTAYSYAVPSTSTKIKVACVGNSVTYGMTIENREQNSYPAQLQQMLGEDYQVGNFGRNGATLLNKGHNPYTKTEEYGKALEMGADIVIIHLGLNDTDPRNYPHYQEEFAPDYIALIDSFRRANPKVRVIVARLSPIFHTHWRFNAGTQMWYNKIQQEISRIAARENVELIDFQEVLYNHPDLLPDAIHPNKEGATLLAQRVYAAITGDFGGLQLSPLFSDNMVLQCSPATLVCGVANVGDIVNVTLGTLKFSTVTDKNGKWKVELPLDHYSTNSTLMISTRDKALEFNNVSVGEVWVLGGQSNMSWTVGQSTNPEKALENNNIRLFMCEPASDRTRDSLDAQTLERLNKLDYIRSQGWQSAAKEAIDNFSAIGFYFAQRVAAKMADTPIGLIQMSLGGAAAEGFVSREMMEADPLLVKMLTNWTKNPMVMQWCRDVGIQNTKGAQNPLQRHYYEPVFLYESRTKPLSDYTIKGVLWYQGESNADNTELHEVIFPKVVETFRKAYRNEQLPFYFVQLSGIESRPSWGRFRNSQRILADNIENCEMVVSFDYADPTDVHPRKKDVIGERLANVALARDYGFTNVQYQAPTVVRFEGNVLTFNNVAGGLKSSDGGAVRGFQASDDGLIFRDVEATIKGNKIILKIDNPIYVKYAWKLFTDANVVNGVGVPLSTFEIWHE; encoded by the coding sequence ATGACAAGACGTTACCTATGGGCACTTTTGGCTCTACTTATTTCGACGGCATACTCATACGCCGTACCAAGCACCTCTACTAAAATTAAGGTTGCTTGTGTGGGCAATAGCGTAACCTATGGAATGACAATAGAAAACCGTGAGCAAAACAGCTATCCGGCTCAGTTGCAGCAGATGCTTGGCGAAGATTATCAGGTGGGGAATTTTGGGCGTAACGGTGCGACACTGCTCAACAAGGGGCACAATCCCTACACCAAGACCGAGGAGTATGGTAAGGCGTTGGAGATGGGGGCGGATATTGTCATCATCCACCTCGGGCTCAACGATACCGACCCGCGCAACTATCCGCACTATCAAGAGGAATTTGCCCCTGACTACATCGCCCTCATTGACTCTTTCCGCAGGGCAAACCCCAAGGTGAGGGTGATTGTGGCGCGCCTCTCGCCGATTTTCCATACTCATTGGAGGTTCAATGCCGGCACTCAGATGTGGTATAACAAAATCCAGCAGGAGATTTCGCGCATTGCCGCACGCGAGAACGTGGAGTTAATTGATTTCCAAGAGGTACTCTATAATCACCCTGACCTGCTCCCCGATGCCATACATCCCAATAAAGAGGGGGCAACATTGTTGGCACAAAGGGTTTATGCAGCCATTACCGGCGATTTCGGCGGGTTGCAGCTTTCGCCACTCTTTAGCGACAATATGGTTTTGCAGTGCAGTCCGGCAACCTTGGTCTGCGGAGTAGCCAATGTCGGTGATATTGTCAATGTGACTCTCGGTACGTTAAAATTCAGCACGGTAACGGACAAGAACGGCAAGTGGAAAGTAGAATTACCGTTGGATCATTACTCGACAAATAGCACCCTTATGATATCTACCAGAGATAAGGCGTTGGAGTTTAATAATGTATCTGTGGGCGAAGTTTGGGTGCTCGGCGGACAATCAAATATGTCGTGGACGGTGGGGCAGAGCACTAATCCCGAAAAGGCTTTGGAAAACAACAATATAAGGCTGTTTATGTGTGAACCGGCATCTGATCGCACGCGAGACAGTTTGGACGCCCAGACGCTAGAGAGGCTCAATAAACTCGACTATATACGAAGTCAAGGATGGCAAAGTGCTGCAAAAGAGGCTATTGATAACTTCTCTGCTATAGGCTTCTACTTTGCTCAAAGGGTGGCGGCAAAAATGGCTGATACTCCCATTGGGCTTATTCAGATGTCTTTAGGTGGGGCTGCTGCAGAAGGGTTTGTTTCGCGCGAGATGATGGAGGCTGACCCGCTGTTGGTGAAGATGCTTACGAATTGGACAAAGAACCCAATGGTGATGCAGTGGTGTCGAGATGTAGGTATTCAGAACACGAAGGGGGCTCAAAACCCTCTGCAACGACACTACTACGAGCCTGTTTTCCTTTATGAATCCAGAACGAAGCCCCTGTCGGACTACACAATCAAAGGTGTGTTGTGGTATCAGGGTGAGAGTAACGCCGACAACACGGAACTGCACGAGGTTATCTTCCCGAAGGTTGTGGAGACCTTTAGAAAGGCATATAGAAATGAGCAACTTCCATTCTATTTTGTTCAACTGAGTGGCATAGAGAGTCGTCCTTCGTGGGGACGATTCCGTAATTCTCAACGTATTTTAGCTGACAATATAGAAAATTGCGAGATGGTTGTAAGTTTCGACTACGCAGACCCAACGGATGTTCACCCGCGCAAGAAAGATGTTATAGGTGAGCGACTCGCAAATGTTGCCTTAGCGCGCGACTATGGTTTTACAAACGTTCAATATCAGGCTCCCACTGTGGTTCGTTTCGAGGGTAATGTTCTCACATTCAACAATGTGGCAGGTGGGCTTAAAAGTTCGGACGGCGGTGCGGTGCGCGGATTCCAGGCATCGGACGATGGGTTGATTTTCCGTGACGTGGAGGCAACAATCAAGGGAAATAAGATAATATTAAAGATTGATAATCCGATTTATGTAAAATATGCGTGGAAGCTTTTTACCGATGCCAATGTGGTGAACGGTGTGGGCGTTCCACTCTCTACTTTTGAAATATGGCACGAATAA
- a CDS encoding Aspartate--ammonia ligase produces the protein MLFIPKNYRALLVPETQEQAIKEIKDLFQQELSTELGLRRITAPMFVLSGTGINDDLNGTERAVGFPIKDLGDVRAEVVHSLAKWKRMKLAEYRISAGYGLYTDMNAIRADEELDNIHSLYVDQWDWERTITQRQRTTEFLTEIVRKIYAVLKRVEGKVWELHPHITPTLPDQIKFISAQELLDLYPTMTTKERENEIAREYGAVFILGIGGKLSNGEKHDGRAPDYDDWELNGDIVLWNEVLESAFEISSMGIRVDKEGLERQLEAAGANERKGLKYHKALLDGELPLSIGGGIGQSRLCMFFLKTAHIGEVQSSIWSEQMRQECRNHGIFLK, from the coding sequence ATGCTTTTTATTCCCAAAAACTACCGGGCGTTGCTTGTGCCCGAGACACAAGAGCAGGCAATCAAAGAGATAAAGGATCTTTTTCAACAGGAGCTATCGACAGAGTTGGGGCTTAGGCGCATCACGGCACCTATGTTTGTGCTCAGCGGCACGGGTATCAACGACGATTTGAACGGGACGGAACGTGCCGTGGGTTTTCCGATAAAGGATTTGGGCGATGTTCGCGCCGAGGTGGTGCACTCGCTTGCAAAATGGAAACGAATGAAGCTCGCTGAATATCGTATCTCTGCGGGTTACGGGCTCTATACGGATATGAATGCGATCAGGGCGGACGAGGAGTTGGACAATATCCACTCGCTATATGTAGACCAGTGGGACTGGGAACGCACAATAACCCAACGGCAACGGACAACAGAGTTTTTGACGGAAATTGTACGCAAGATTTACGCCGTCCTCAAGCGGGTGGAGGGTAAAGTATGGGAGCTACACCCACATATCACCCCTACTCTACCCGACCAAATCAAGTTCATCTCGGCTCAGGAGCTATTGGATCTATATCCCACAATGACAACTAAAGAGCGTGAAAATGAGATTGCTAGAGAGTACGGCGCGGTGTTTATTTTGGGCATTGGTGGCAAACTATCCAATGGAGAAAAACACGATGGGCGTGCTCCCGACTATGATGATTGGGAATTGAACGGCGATATTGTCCTCTGGAACGAGGTACTGGAGAGTGCTTTCGAGATTTCGTCGATGGGTATTCGTGTCGATAAAGAGGGGCTAGAGAGGCAGTTGGAGGCGGCAGGTGCTAATGAAAGAAAGGGGCTTAAATATCATAAAGCGTTGCTTGATGGCGAGTTACCGCTGAGCATCGGCGGAGGTATCGGGCAGTCGCGTCTCTGTATGTTTTTCTTGAAAACGGCGCATATCGGCGAAGTGCAGAGTTCGATTTGGTCGGAGCAGATGAGGCAAGAGTGTCGTAACCACGGGATATTTTTGAAGTAG